In the Argiope bruennichi chromosome 8, qqArgBrue1.1, whole genome shotgun sequence genome, aaaatataaatttttaccatCTTTGTTTAGTACAAATATAGAatgttataattcttttatatacatgattaaaatacattcaatatataaaagaaagttcaTCTCTctcttttaatcattaattattgaattacgAGAATTTATACCttctaaaattatcaaattcataaagaaaagtgaaagaataATAAGATACATCTTATAgctacatttatatatatattatagtataaaagGTTTAGACCAATAAACttgtttctgaaaaagaaatttcattgagCACTATACCAGATAAAGTAATCcttgtcttttaaaatttaattataattagcaATATTGTTATCAGTTGAATACAGGTAGATGCATAATTTCTGaacattttcattacttttgttGACAAGGCTATTTCTatgaattctaaaacattttaatatttatttctacaataataataataaaagaaagtcatgtaaataatcaattctttatttttctatatttgaatattaacaatAGCATAgtactttttaaagtatttccatACAATattctctatttatttaaaattattcttatagcATGTCACATTCTAATCAGAAATTAGCATGTTAGGACAATCccatattttaaaactatcatGAATACAtctgtgaaaaattaataaatagaagtaAGTACAAGAATTTtaactttcttctttctttggaagcaaatttgatgcaattttatttgcagatgaagtattttgagatattattgataatatttgaaCTAAGGATTCATTGGATAAGTTTTGTATTGGTATAACAATACAAGGACCTTTTTGAGGTAAATCTCTGTGCAAATTACTAACTATATTCATAGAACAGTTGCAGTTACTAACATTGGTATCAATGTAACACATCTCAGAATGACAACAAGTTACACCATTCTTAATAAATTGACATGGTTTTACAGAACATCTACACTGAGTTTCATGCATGTTTTGATGGTGATGTTGATCACAGGATTGTTTTCTCTTAACAGAAAAAACTTTTGATGATTCCTGAGAAGTTATATATCCTTCTaactttgcaattaaattctCAAAAGTTTTCATAAAGTAATGTATATTATTAccattattttcttcattctgAAGACCATTTCCACAGGGTggtgatacatatttttttctcattactgAATCAAAGGTATTCAGTGATTTTGTAGATGTATTTGtgtcagaaaaatttatttgttcaatgAAATCAATTGAATTCTTGGAAACAAAAGGCTTGtctttcttttctataatttgaCTAGAGATACTGCCTGAAGAAAATTGAGATGAACTTGCAGTACTATCAATTGGACTGATATTTCTATTACTTGAGAATTCTCCTTTCAAATTAGACATGCCTAGAGTTGGAGAATTAACGTCTAATTTATCACTTTTACTCTGAATCAATTTAGTGGACAAATGCAAACTagtcaaattattttctgtttcattttgaaaatttggttCATGTGATTTTTGCCATACAGCAAATAAAGATCTACCTGAACATAAAGGTTTAACTCCaactatttgaataattttctcattatagGGCATATTTTCTAAAGTTACTTCAACTGGTCCAAATAAAAAGGAACCGTAATTGTCCAGTTCATGGAAATAAGCAGATTTTTCTTTACTGCTGATGAAAAATACTAAAGTCCCAGGTTTCAGCACTTGAATAACCCTCTAATAAGAAAagcttttgttattaaaaatatttaggtttaaaagttttagaatattaattagaCAATTAAAAGCATAATAACAAAGAGTATCAACTTATAAGTtcatatggaaaataaataaaaatgttacccATTTGAatgtaaatagaataattttattttcatccaaaGAATATTTCCAAGAGGTTCTAATTCAggcttatttttatatgaaataaatagatttcacaataaaaaaattctttatacagcttttttttttgtctatattaggaatttataattatttaatcttcaattatttaaaaggtACAAGATATATGAAAGCTGTTGggggaaattcaaaataatagagAACAGAAATAGAACATAgctaagtattattttaaactgatatatgctaatattaactgaaatttaattgtCATATTTACTTATAGTTACATTCAGCAGTGATAATCTATTTCATTTTACCAGAACTTATAAAGGTTCATGACTGCAtgttatacaaattattattattacttttgtaCAGGCATGAATACATAAACTGAAGAATTTTCTATtcgtagaatttttttcttataataaattatagttttaataaaacttttttaaaaatatatctattttcaaaatttttaatctttgattaaaa is a window encoding:
- the LOC129981582 gene encoding uncharacterized protein LOC129981582, encoding MDIFNFCWMTLLDESKKCCVFFDKNTCNVRNDIDENFNKPINRISYLYKFGSYNISFFHQCFKEFFTKAPDSFNIIDNFRSIKNLTICSMSTGPGTDIIGLLYSLHLINKPLINPTTFKIISRYGSWRNLVTEMLSSSIISVPDTSTCKLIECDFLKDLSKKAQGYLKAADILLMCNSFSSSIIPEKVIHNTLKRVIQVLKPGTLVFFISSKEKSAYFHELDNYGSFLFGPVEVTLENMPYNEKIIQIVGVKPLCSGRSLFAVWQKSHEPNFQNETENNLTSLHLSTKLIQSKSDKLDVNSPTLGMSNLKGEFSSNRNISPIDSTASSSQFSSGSISSQIIEKKDKPFVSKNSIDFIEQINFSDTNTSTKSLNTFDSVMRKKYVSPPCGNGLQNEENNGNNIHYFMKTFENLIAKLEGYITSQESSKVFSVKRKQSCDQHHHQNMHETQCRCSVKPCQFIKNGVTCCHSEMCYIDTNVSNCNCSMNIVSNLHRDLPQKGPCIVIPIQNLSNESLVQILSIISQNTSSANKIASNLLPKKEES